Genomic segment of Cytobacillus suaedae:
GACTGAAAAATTAGAACTTTATGTACATTTTACTTTCTTACAAATTTAATTACACTATACACTCTGTTAAATGGTGTACTCCTTTTGTTTTGCAATGTGTAACATGTACAAAAAGCAAGGCTAAATTTATAGTTTTGTTAATGGACTAGAAGTTGGGCAACTCTTCTTCTACTCATCAGGATGCATCATATGATATAATGAATGAACATTCATTCAATTATTGCGTAAAGAGGTGTTATACAATGAAGCGAATTGGCCCAATTGTCATTGTTGAAGGTCCAAATCAAAGTAAAGTTCCCTTTTCAAGAAGTTTATATATTGATTGTTCAGAAAAAGTATTGATTGATTCAGGTGGAGAAGCCACTACCCTTCAAACGATTAATGAAGAGTTTGGGATAGATTTAATTATTAATACTCACTATCACCCTGATCATACACAGCACAATCATTTGTTTAAAGATGCTTTAAAATGGATAAACCCGATCGAGTTTAAAACAACTAGGACGATCGAGGGCGTTGCTAATGAAAATGGTATTTATCAGGAATGGGGATCACAAGGGGTTGAAATGTGGCGTAAATCACTTCCACAAGAATGGGTCGAAAACATAGGGCAAATCACAGGGACCTATGATTATGAATTAGAGTATTCCTTTGGTGGCGTTAAGGTTCACTTTTTACATACGCCAGGACATACAAAAGGATTATCTTGTCCCTACTTCCCAGAACAAGGCGTTGTTTTTGTTGGGGATTACGATATGACCTCCTTTGGTCCTTGGTATAACGGATCAGATGGAGATATCGATGATTTTATTTCTTCAGGTAAACGTCTTTTAACACTTGATGCAGATACCTTTATTACCGGACATCAAAAAGGAATTTTTACTAAGCAAGAATTTAAGCAAGCTATGTCCGAATTCCTTTCCATCATCGATAAACGAGATGAACGAATTGAATACTATGTTCGTCAGGGTCTTACCTTTGAAGAGCTTGCAAAAGTAGGTATTTTTTATCCCAAAAAATTACTTTCAGAACCTCTCTTACAAACCTGGGAACGAAGTGGAATTCGAAAGCACCTTGATCGCCTTGGGCTTTCAGTACCAGGAGGAAAGCTTGAGTATTCACATAGTTAGAGGATTCAAACAGGGTTGCTTATTTAGTGACCCTGTTTTATTTTTGGTTGGTATTTGTACCTGAATCAAAATAATTTTTAATAGTTTAAAAATAAAGTAAAATGAAGTCTATAACTACTATAGTGGAAGGTGGTTT
This window contains:
- a CDS encoding MBL fold metallo-hydrolase gives rise to the protein MKRIGPIVIVEGPNQSKVPFSRSLYIDCSEKVLIDSGGEATTLQTINEEFGIDLIINTHYHPDHTQHNHLFKDALKWINPIEFKTTRTIEGVANENGIYQEWGSQGVEMWRKSLPQEWVENIGQITGTYDYELEYSFGGVKVHFLHTPGHTKGLSCPYFPEQGVVFVGDYDMTSFGPWYNGSDGDIDDFISSGKRLLTLDADTFITGHQKGIFTKQEFKQAMSEFLSIIDKRDERIEYYVRQGLTFEELAKVGIFYPKKLLSEPLLQTWERSGIRKHLDRLGLSVPGGKLEYSHS